From the genome of Candidatus Promineifilum breve, one region includes:
- a CDS encoding GH1 family beta-glucosidase — translation MPIDLPPGFLLGAATSAYQIEGGRDADGKGPSIWDHFSHRRGRIRHGHNGDHACDTYRDFQTDIDIMRQLGLDAYRLSVSWPRVMPEGRGRVNEKGLDYYERLIDALLAAGIAPFVTLFHWDLPLALHRERGGFARREGAEHFADYAAVVVGRLGDRVSHWITLNEPWVYATFGHMAGNHAPGRRNPWAYLRATHHQLLGHGLAAARIKALRPAAQVGISLNLTPAHPATPRAADRQAAALADQMVNRLFLDPLFHGHYPEPYWGKLRLFRPTVRPDDMAIISNSLDFLGVNYYTRARVRHHRLVPLVQLWPETLPAVATEGQVAAGVEYSRMGWEVYPAGLFELLFRLKKEYGNPPVYITENGAAFDDVVTADGRVHDEQRRSYLAQHLAVTGAAARVGVDVRGYFVWSLLDNFEWTYGYNKRFGIVHVDFASQRRTIKDSGLWYGELIRGKRKN, via the coding sequence ATGCCCATCGACCTGCCGCCCGGCTTTCTGCTGGGCGCGGCCACCTCGGCCTATCAGATCGAGGGCGGCCGGGATGCCGACGGCAAGGGGCCATCCATCTGGGATCACTTCAGCCACCGCCGCGGCCGCATCCGCCACGGTCACAACGGCGACCACGCCTGCGACACCTACCGCGACTTTCAAACCGATATCGACATCATGCGCCAATTGGGGCTGGATGCCTATCGGCTGTCGGTCAGTTGGCCGCGGGTGATGCCCGAGGGGCGCGGCCGGGTGAATGAGAAGGGGCTGGACTACTACGAACGCCTCATCGACGCCCTGTTGGCGGCCGGGATCGCCCCGTTCGTCACCCTGTTCCATTGGGATTTGCCGCTGGCGCTGCACCGCGAGCGGGGCGGCTTTGCCCGGCGCGAGGGGGCGGAGCACTTCGCCGATTATGCCGCCGTCGTCGTCGGGCGGCTGGGCGACCGGGTGAGCCACTGGATCACCCTCAATGAGCCGTGGGTCTATGCCACCTTCGGCCACATGGCCGGCAACCACGCCCCCGGCCGGCGCAACCCGTGGGCCTATCTGCGGGCGACCCACCACCAATTGCTGGGCCACGGGCTGGCCGCGGCGCGCATCAAGGCCCTGCGGCCGGCGGCGCAAGTCGGCATCAGCCTGAACCTGACCCCCGCTCACCCGGCCACGCCCCGCGCGGCCGACCGGCAGGCGGCGGCGCTGGCCGACCAGATGGTGAACCGCCTCTTCCTCGATCCGCTGTTCCACGGCCACTACCCTGAGCCGTATTGGGGTAAATTGCGCCTCTTCCGGCCCACCGTCCGGCCGGACGACATGGCGATTATCAGCAACTCGCTCGATTTTCTGGGGGTCAACTATTACACCCGCGCCCGCGTGCGCCACCACCGGCTGGTGCCCCTGGTGCAACTGTGGCCGGAAACGTTGCCGGCCGTCGCCACCGAGGGGCAGGTGGCCGCCGGGGTCGAATATAGCCGCATGGGTTGGGAGGTCTACCCGGCCGGGCTGTTCGAGTTGCTCTTTCGCCTCAAGAAAGAGTATGGCAACCCGCCGGTCTACATCACCGAGAACGGCGCGGCCTTTGATGACGTGGTTACCGCCGACGGCCGCGTCCATGACGAACAGCGTCGATCCTATCTGGCGCAACACCTGGCCGTGACCGGGGCCGCGGCGCGGGTCGGCGTGGACGTGCGCGGCTATTTCGTCTGGTCCTTGCTCGACAACTTTGAATGGACGTATGGCTATAACAAGCGCTTCGGCATCGTCCACGTCGATTTCGCCAGCCAGCGGCGGACGATTAAGGATAGCGGGTTGTGGTATGGGGAGTTGATTCGGGGGAAGAGGAAGAATTAG
- a CDS encoding amino acid ABC transporter ATP-binding protein: MTTFAAPIVQVRGLDKYFDDLHVLRDIDLDVAAKEVVCIIGRSGSGKSTLLRCLNFLEQPDFGVVEIDGVRVTCGGHSREWRHQVHDLRLKTGMVFQSFNLWGHMTALENVIEGPITVKKMARAEATELGMHNLTKVGLADKAGQYPSRLSGGQQQRVAIARAMTMQPKVMLFDEPTSALDPELVGEVLAVMQKLVEEGMTMMTVTHEMSFARRFADRILFMDNGRFVEIGPPEELFDNPQDERTRQFLSHLHIHQPREHLH, from the coding sequence GTGACCACTTTTGCCGCGCCCATCGTCCAGGTGCGGGGCCTGGACAAATATTTCGACGACCTCCACGTCCTGCGCGACATCGATCTGGACGTGGCGGCCAAAGAGGTGGTGTGCATCATCGGCCGCAGCGGGTCGGGCAAGAGCACGCTGTTGCGCTGCCTCAATTTTCTGGAGCAGCCCGACTTCGGTGTGGTGGAGATCGACGGCGTGCGCGTCACCTGCGGCGGCCACAGCCGCGAGTGGCGCCATCAGGTGCACGATCTGCGGCTGAAGACGGGCATGGTCTTCCAATCGTTCAACCTGTGGGGCCACATGACGGCCCTGGAGAACGTCATCGAGGGGCCGATCACGGTCAAGAAGATGGCCCGCGCCGAGGCCACAGAGTTGGGGATGCACAATCTGACCAAGGTGGGGCTGGCCGACAAGGCCGGGCAATACCCGTCGCGTCTGTCGGGCGGTCAGCAGCAGCGCGTCGCCATCGCGCGGGCCATGACCATGCAGCCCAAGGTGATGCTCTTCGACGAGCCGACTTCGGCCCTCGACCCCGAACTGGTGGGCGAGGTGCTGGCGGTGATGCAAAAGCTGGTCGAAGAGGGGATGACGATGATGACCGTCACCCACGAGATGAGCTTCGCCCGGCGCTTTGCCGACCGCATCCTGTTTATGGACAACGGCCGCTTCGTGGAGATCGGCCCGCCGGAAGAGCTATTCGACAACCCCCAGGACGAGCGCACCCGCCAGTTCCTGAGCCATCTCCACATCCACCAACCGCGCGAACATCTGCACTAA
- a CDS encoding amino acid ABC transporter permease, whose amino-acid sequence MSITADPPGAPPDNERLRSQAEQLTQRRRSRARRFSAGVRLSYVALLLFLAFLFSGFRFEAGGLTIRTIQLDWEFIRTYAPFIIKGVWLTILLSILAIALSIVLAVAGALGRLSKSPPAYALATFYVSLIRGTPLLLQLFFIFLALPQLGIVLGGMTAGVLALGINYGAYNTEIVRAGIQSVGVGQREAALAIGMTNGQIMRRVVLPQALKLTIPPLGNQFIAMLKDTSLVATTGFVWELLWRAQKVGRANFRSLEALLIAAVFYWIITIIFSAVQDRLEARLARGERTLS is encoded by the coding sequence ATGAGCATCACCGCCGATCCGCCCGGCGCGCCGCCCGACAACGAGCGGTTGCGGAGCCAGGCGGAACAATTGACCCAACGCCGCCGCAGCCGGGCGCGCCGCTTCAGTGCGGGCGTGCGCCTGTCCTACGTGGCCTTGCTCCTCTTCCTGGCCTTCCTCTTTAGCGGCTTCCGCTTCGAGGCGGGCGGCCTGACCATCCGCACCATCCAGCTTGACTGGGAGTTCATCCGCACCTACGCGCCGTTCATCATCAAGGGCGTGTGGCTGACCATCCTGCTGTCGATTCTGGCGATTGCCCTGTCGATTGTGCTGGCCGTGGCCGGGGCGCTCGGCCGTCTGTCCAAGTCGCCGCCCGCCTATGCCCTGGCGACGTTCTACGTCTCGCTCATTCGCGGCACGCCGCTGCTGCTACAACTGTTCTTCATCTTCCTGGCCCTGCCCCAACTGGGCATCGTGCTGGGTGGCATGACCGCCGGGGTGCTGGCCCTGGGCATCAACTACGGCGCGTATAATACCGAGATCGTGCGCGCCGGCATCCAGTCCGTCGGCGTGGGCCAGCGCGAGGCGGCTCTGGCCATCGGCATGACCAACGGCCAGATCATGCGCCGCGTGGTGCTGCCCCAGGCCCTCAAGCTGACCATCCCGCCGCTGGGCAACCAGTTCATCGCCATGCTCAAGGATACCTCGCTGGTGGCGACGACCGGCTTCGTCTGGGAATTGCTGTGGCGGGCGCAGAAAGTCGGCCGGGCCAACTTCCGCAGCCTGGAAGCGCTGCTCATCGCCGCCGTGTTCTACTGGATCATCACCATCATCTTCTCGGCCGTGCAAGACCGTCTGGAGGCCCGCCTGGCGCGGGGGGAGCGAACGCTATCGTGA
- a CDS encoding transporter substrate-binding domain-containing protein: MKRLIPVLLVVLLLSLVGCTAGGGGGNDLLSDIEGRGVVRVSTDPNYEPQSFLDENGEFVGFDIDVAREIGERLGVEVEFITPDWDVITAGNWAGQWDMSVGSMTVTTARQEVLDFAEPAYYFTPAQFAAADGSGIDALEDVNNQAVCAGVSTTYETWLNGAAADLGLPETSFYADPPTGITVIPLATDAECPQSIQAGRQEFQVFLSSNTVVQAAIDGGLPIHRVGSPVFSENLAVAFDKGAELDNASAVQRVGEIIQAMHDDGTLRELSLKWFDSDLSASPTQ; this comes from the coding sequence GTGAAGCGATTGATACCCGTTTTGCTCGTTGTGTTGCTCTTGTCCCTGGTTGGCTGCACCGCCGGCGGCGGTGGAGGCAATGACCTGCTATCGGATATCGAGGGGCGCGGCGTCGTGCGCGTCTCCACCGACCCCAATTACGAGCCGCAATCCTTCCTCGATGAGAACGGCGAATTCGTCGGCTTCGACATCGACGTGGCCCGCGAGATCGGCGAACGGCTGGGCGTCGAAGTGGAATTCATCACGCCCGATTGGGACGTCATCACCGCCGGCAACTGGGCCGGGCAATGGGACATGAGCGTCGGTTCCATGACCGTGACCACCGCCCGCCAGGAAGTGCTCGACTTCGCCGAGCCGGCCTACTACTTCACCCCCGCCCAATTCGCCGCCGCCGACGGTTCGGGCATTGACGCCCTGGAAGACGTGAACAACCAGGCGGTCTGCGCCGGCGTTTCCACCACCTATGAGACGTGGCTCAACGGCGCGGCGGCCGATCTGGGCCTGCCCGAAACCAGCTTCTACGCCGACCCGCCGACCGGCATCACCGTCATCCCCCTGGCGACCGACGCCGAATGCCCGCAATCGATCCAGGCCGGGCGGCAGGAGTTCCAGGTCTTCCTGAGTTCCAACACCGTCGTCCAGGCGGCCATCGATGGCGGCCTGCCCATCCACCGCGTCGGCTCGCCGGTCTTTTCCGAGAATCTGGCCGTGGCCTTCGACAAGGGGGCCGAACTGGACAACGCTTCGGCCGTGCAGCGCGTGGGCGAGATCATCCAGGCCATGCACGACGACGGCACGCTGCGCGAGTTGTCGCTGAAGTGGTTCGATTCCGACCTGTCGGCCAGCCCAACGCAGTAG
- the rpe gene encoding ribulose-phosphate 3-epimerase — MRTIHLAPSILSADFTCLGAQVEEALVAGADYVHVDVMDGHFVPNITIGPLIVEALRPVAVRHGAVVDVHLMIEKPERYLADFARAGADILTVHVETCPHLHRTVQAIRELGVRPGVTLNPATSLSTLEEILPFVDLVLIMSVNPGFGGQSYIGPSTDKIRRLRAMLDAIGSAAELEVDGGIKPGNAPEIVAAGATVLVAGSAVFGGPRTIAENVAAFLRP, encoded by the coding sequence ATGAGAACAATCCATTTAGCTCCTTCGATTTTGTCGGCCGATTTCACCTGCCTGGGCGCGCAGGTGGAGGAGGCGCTCGTGGCCGGGGCCGATTACGTCCACGTGGACGTGATGGACGGCCATTTCGTGCCCAATATCACCATTGGCCCGCTCATCGTGGAGGCCCTGCGCCCCGTCGCCGTCCGCCACGGCGCAGTGGTCGATGTGCACCTGATGATCGAGAAGCCGGAGCGCTATCTGGCCGACTTCGCCCGCGCCGGGGCCGACATCCTGACCGTCCACGTGGAGACCTGCCCCCATCTGCACCGCACCGTGCAGGCCATCCGCGAACTGGGCGTGCGGCCGGGCGTCACGCTCAACCCGGCCACCTCGCTCAGCACGCTGGAGGAGATTCTACCCTTCGTCGATCTGGTGCTGATCATGTCGGTCAACCCCGGTTTCGGCGGGCAATCCTATATCGGCCCCAGCACGGACAAGATACGGCGGCTGCGGGCCATGCTCGACGCCATCGGCTCGGCCGCCGAGCTGGAGGTGGACGGCGGCATCAAGCCCGGCAACGCGCCGGAAATCGTCGCCGCCGGGGCCACGGTGCTGGTGGCCGGCAGCGCCGTGTTCGGCGGCCCGCGCACGATTGCCGAGAATGTGGCCGCCTTCCTCCGGCCTTAG
- the glpX gene encoding class II fructose-bisphosphatase translates to MSEAPDRNLALELVRATEAAALAAARWVGRGQKEEGDGAAVDALRLLLGTVRMNGIVVIGEGEKDEAPMLYNGEVVGNGSGPLVDVAVDPVEGTNLLAKGLPNSISVVAIAPRGALFDPGPAFYMDKLVVGPEALGKVDIDATTADNLAAVAAAKGLDVSEVTVVILDRPRNKATIQAIREAGARVRLISDGDVAPSLMTALPGTGIDVVMGIGGTPEGVITACAMHGLGGEIQARLAPQSDGERQRLAEAGIDIGRKLTLADLAAGDEHFFAATGITQGDFLRGVRYTATGAVTHSLVTRSRSGTWRTIEAFHRWDKLMEISKVEYA, encoded by the coding sequence ATGTCTGAAGCACCGGATCGCAATCTGGCGCTGGAGTTGGTGCGGGCGACGGAGGCGGCGGCGCTGGCCGCGGCCCGTTGGGTCGGCCGCGGGCAGAAGGAAGAGGGAGATGGCGCGGCCGTCGATGCCCTGCGGCTATTGCTGGGCACAGTGCGCATGAACGGCATCGTCGTCATCGGCGAGGGCGAGAAGGACGAAGCGCCCATGCTCTATAACGGCGAGGTCGTCGGCAACGGCAGCGGGCCGCTGGTGGACGTGGCCGTCGATCCGGTGGAGGGGACGAACCTGCTGGCCAAGGGGCTGCCCAACTCCATCTCCGTCGTCGCCATCGCCCCGCGCGGCGCGCTATTCGACCCCGGCCCGGCGTTCTACATGGACAAGCTGGTCGTCGGCCCGGAGGCGCTGGGCAAGGTCGATATCGACGCCACCACGGCCGACAATCTGGCCGCCGTGGCCGCGGCCAAGGGGCTGGACGTGAGCGAGGTGACGGTGGTCATCCTCGACCGCCCGCGCAACAAGGCCACCATTCAGGCCATCCGCGAGGCCGGGGCGCGCGTGCGCCTCATCAGCGACGGCGACGTGGCCCCCTCGCTGATGACCGCCCTGCCCGGCACCGGCATCGACGTGGTGATGGGCATCGGCGGCACGCCGGAGGGGGTCATCACCGCCTGCGCCATGCACGGCCTGGGCGGCGAGATTCAGGCCCGCCTCGCGCCGCAATCGGACGGCGAGCGGCAACGGCTGGCCGAGGCGGGCATCGACATCGGCCGCAAGCTGACCCTGGCCGACCTGGCCGCGGGCGACGAACATTTCTTCGCCGCTACGGGCATCACCCAGGGCGACTTCCTGCGCGGCGTGCGCTACACGGCCACCGGGGCCGTCACCCACTCGCTCGTCACGCGCTCCCGCTCCGGCACGTGGCGGACGATTGAGGCGTTCCACCGCTGGGATAAGCTGATGGAGATCAGCAAAGTCGAATACGCTTAA